A genomic region of Catalinimonas niigatensis contains the following coding sequences:
- the mpgS gene encoding mannosyl-3-phosphoglycerate synthase, with translation MRIEIPREVERFGPIMFHDVQKVYELDAGLKFSKNEGKENSTIVRLSYESLHEIEEQMVIVVPVMEERIKLIEGVLSGIPNGCLVVIVSNSPREPIDRFYIEKDAIEHAARFMGKQVMVVHQKDPVLAKACETSGYKYILDEEGNIKSGKAEGMILSTIIAYLTGRKYIGFIDSDNFFPGAVLEYVKEYCAGFILTKSKYAMVRISWHSKPKIVESNLFFAKRGRASEHTNRVLNSLVSNYTGYGTEIIKTGNAGEHAMTIDLAAKLDFSSGYSIEPYHYINMLERFGGIIGNPEKDVLRNRIEVFQIESRNPHLHEVKGDEHVKDMSRAAMEVIYRSPICPEPLKQEIMEDLYNRKLLKRGDKLSETLSYYPAIVNADLKKFAKALENQPYAKHLKADLSKKIKNAQPGLIRDKVDEKGDHLPDQGKVLEMK, from the coding sequence ATGAGAATAGAGATCCCCCGTGAAGTAGAAAGATTCGGACCCATCATGTTTCACGATGTACAGAAAGTATACGAACTAGATGCTGGCCTGAAGTTTTCTAAAAACGAAGGAAAAGAAAATTCTACCATCGTCAGACTTTCCTACGAATCTTTGCATGAGATAGAAGAACAGATGGTCATCGTAGTGCCGGTGATGGAAGAACGCATCAAACTGATAGAAGGTGTGCTTTCCGGAATACCTAATGGCTGTCTGGTCGTCATCGTTTCCAATAGCCCTCGCGAACCAATTGATCGTTTTTACATTGAAAAAGATGCCATAGAACATGCTGCCCGCTTTATGGGAAAGCAGGTAATGGTTGTCCATCAAAAAGATCCTGTACTGGCAAAAGCCTGTGAAACCTCCGGTTATAAGTATATTCTTGACGAGGAGGGAAACATCAAAAGTGGTAAAGCAGAAGGAATGATCCTGAGCACCATCATAGCCTATCTTACCGGAAGAAAATACATTGGTTTTATTGATTCCGACAATTTCTTTCCTGGCGCTGTTTTAGAGTATGTCAAAGAGTATTGCGCTGGTTTTATTCTGACTAAGTCAAAATATGCGATGGTCAGGATTTCCTGGCACAGTAAACCTAAAATTGTTGAATCAAATCTGTTTTTCGCCAAACGTGGTCGCGCCTCTGAGCATACAAACCGGGTACTAAATTCTTTGGTCAGTAATTATACCGGTTATGGTACAGAAATTATCAAAACCGGTAATGCCGGTGAACATGCCATGACCATAGATTTGGCGGCCAAACTTGATTTCTCTTCCGGTTACTCCATTGAGCCTTACCATTACATCAATATGCTGGAGCGTTTTGGTGGCATCATTGGTAATCCTGAAAAAGATGTGCTTAGAAACCGGATTGAAGTGTTTCAGATTGAATCAAGAAACCCTCATTTGCATGAGGTCAAGGGAGATGAGCATGTCAAAGACATGAGTAGAGCGGCGATGGAAGTAATTTACCGTTCTCCCATCTGTCCTGAACCGCTGAAACAGGAGATCATGGAAGATCTGTATAACCGAAAATTACTGAAAAGAGGAGATAAACTTTCTGAAACTTTATCCTATTACCCGGCCATTGTTAATGCTGATCTGAAAAAATTTGCCAAGGCATTGGAAAATCAACCTTATGCCAAGCATTTAAAAGCAGATCTGAGCAAGAAAATCAAAAATGCGCAGCCAGGTTTGATTCGTGACAAAGTAGATGAAAAAGGCGATCATCTGCCCGACCAGGGAAAAGTACTGGAAATGAAATGA
- a CDS encoding SpoVR family protein, with protein MIDKEQFKAMFSNPNWDFETIQAADEVTSWIGKEFFKLDTYINQIEIVTSEQMLDAYALIGLPTSYPHWKFGKDFVINQGSYKKGQMGLSYEMVINSNPCISYNMENNSTCMMLLVIAHACQGHNAFFKNNYMFKDWTSADSIIDYMVFARDYILRCEEEFGEEEVEKVLDACHSLMDHGVDKYKKPQKLSAEEERERMKRLTKVKSENYNELLRTLPTESELNTREQYKKLKKFPIEPEENLLYFIEKNAPTLAVWKREIVRIVRKVAQYYYPQTMTKVMNEGFATFMHYHIINKLFDLGYLDDGFMLEFVKSHSGVIYQPDYSSPYFSGLNPYTLGFNIFMDIKRICQNPTQEDKAWFPNLIGKDWLDEVIYAMENFRDDSFIAQYLSPKVIRDMKLFAIFDDEDNEFYEIEAIHNERGYRRIREMLSRQYDRSNRVPDIQVDSVDLHKTSKLNLIHHIHDEKLLDEDEADSTVKHLRYLWEFPVELHSRNKAGIDEDFYEC; from the coding sequence ATGATAGATAAGGAGCAATTTAAGGCAATGTTTAGTAATCCTAATTGGGACTTCGAGACCATACAAGCTGCAGATGAAGTGACGAGTTGGATTGGAAAAGAGTTTTTTAAGCTGGATACCTATATCAACCAGATAGAAATTGTGACTTCTGAGCAGATGCTGGATGCTTATGCGCTTATAGGCTTACCTACCTCTTACCCTCACTGGAAGTTTGGGAAGGATTTTGTAATCAATCAGGGTAGTTACAAAAAGGGGCAGATGGGATTATCTTATGAAATGGTAATCAACTCTAATCCCTGCATCAGCTATAACATGGAAAATAACTCCACGTGTATGATGCTTTTGGTCATTGCCCATGCCTGTCAGGGCCACAATGCCTTTTTCAAGAATAATTATATGTTCAAGGATTGGACGTCAGCCGATTCTATTATTGATTATATGGTTTTCGCCAGAGACTACATTCTAAGATGTGAAGAAGAGTTTGGGGAAGAAGAGGTTGAGAAAGTTTTGGATGCTTGTCACTCTCTTATGGATCATGGAGTCGATAAATACAAAAAACCTCAGAAGCTTTCTGCTGAAGAAGAAAGAGAACGCATGAAACGCCTGACAAAAGTAAAAAGTGAAAATTACAATGAACTCCTAAGAACACTTCCAACAGAAAGTGAATTAAATACAAGAGAACAATACAAGAAACTGAAGAAATTTCCGATAGAGCCTGAAGAAAACTTGCTTTATTTTATTGAAAAAAATGCACCAACTTTAGCTGTTTGGAAGCGGGAAATTGTACGAATCGTCCGAAAAGTTGCCCAGTACTATTATCCTCAGACGATGACTAAAGTGATGAATGAGGGCTTTGCCACATTTATGCATTACCATATTATCAATAAACTGTTTGACCTTGGATATCTGGATGATGGCTTCATGCTGGAATTTGTCAAAAGTCATAGTGGGGTCATCTATCAACCTGATTATAGCAGCCCTTACTTTTCCGGTCTCAATCCCTATACCCTGGGCTTTAATATCTTTATGGATATCAAGAGAATCTGTCAGAATCCCACTCAGGAAGACAAAGCCTGGTTTCCTAATCTGATAGGAAAGGATTGGCTTGATGAGGTGATCTATGCGATGGAAAATTTTAGAGATGATAGCTTTATTGCCCAGTATTTATCTCCCAAAGTAATCCGCGACATGAAACTCTTTGCCATTTTTGATGATGAAGACAATGAATTTTATGAAATAGAGGCTATTCATAACGAAAGAGGTTATCGCCGGATAAGAGAGATGCTGAGCAGACAGTATGATCGCTCCAATAGAGTACCTGATATTCAGGTAGATAGTGTAGACCTGCATAAGACCAGTAAGCTCAATCTTATTCATCATATCCATGATGAAAAGCTACTAGATGAAGATGAAGCAGATAGCACTGTAAAGCATTTAAGATACTTGTGGGAATTTCCTGTAGAACTGCATTCAAGGAACAAGGCAGGCATAGATGAAGATTTCTACGAATGTTAA
- a CDS encoding HAD-IIB family hydrolase, with product MKWIIYTDLDGTLLDFKTYSYKETQGTVEQLRQMDIPVVFCSSKTRLEQEVYRKAMDLQFPFIVENGSAILIPDGFFDFELSQLDLPQSLTFSQIENYTVIVLGKSFHEIREVIEGARKKVNIEPKGYKDLTLEEIIQLTSLPSDAAQRAASREYSETLLEAETESKSWDQFLEMLNQQHLQCISGGKFHTVMGKGSDKGKAVQILNKLFRKEYGEIKTVGLGDSANDLPLLNAVGIPFLVQKPSGQWEAIDHPSIQKIEAIGPQGWNLAVRSLFNF from the coding sequence TTGAAGTGGATTATTTATACTGATCTTGACGGTACTTTGCTGGATTTCAAAACGTATTCTTACAAAGAAACCCAGGGTACCGTTGAGCAACTCCGGCAAATGGATATTCCGGTAGTTTTCTGCTCCTCTAAAACCAGGCTAGAGCAGGAAGTTTATCGGAAGGCAATGGATCTTCAGTTTCCCTTTATTGTCGAGAACGGCAGTGCCATACTCATTCCTGATGGATTTTTTGATTTTGAACTTTCGCAGCTTGATTTGCCACAAAGCCTCACTTTTTCTCAAATAGAAAATTATACCGTCATTGTGTTAGGCAAAAGTTTTCATGAAATCAGAGAAGTAATTGAAGGTGCTAGAAAAAAAGTCAATATTGAGCCCAAAGGCTATAAGGATTTAACCTTAGAGGAGATTATACAGCTAACCAGTTTACCTTCAGATGCCGCCCAAAGAGCAGCAAGTCGGGAGTATTCAGAAACTTTGCTGGAAGCAGAGACAGAATCAAAAAGCTGGGATCAATTTTTAGAAATGCTGAATCAGCAACATCTGCAATGTATTTCAGGAGGGAAATTTCATACGGTGATGGGCAAAGGAAGTGACAAAGGCAAGGCGGTTCAAATACTCAACAAGCTTTTCAGAAAAGAATACGGTGAAATCAAAACCGTAGGACTGGGCGATTCTGCCAACGATTTACCTCTGTTGAATGCCGTTGGTATTCCTTTCCTGGTACAAAAACCCTCAGGTCAGTGGGAAGCTATTGACCACCCTAGTATTCAAAAAATTGAGGCTATAGGCCCTCAGGGATGGAATTTAGCAGTGCGCTCTCTGTTCAACTTTTAA
- a CDS encoding GHMP family kinase ATP-binding protein: MSKIAGILKDFYASHQQKVFQATAPGRLDIMGGISNYSGSLLIQKPLLEETSAYVSFREDSEINIKTIIQGEIRSFSAHYEDIVGEFKVPNYDYARDQILKKEGGEWAIYIVGCILILNEMRHLKPEGIDILITTDVPIRKGLGSSASLEVAVLKAIVSCLNLTMSEYEIPIIAQKAENLVAGVACGLMDQLAAYSSKKNKLIPIICQPHEVFHPIDIPDQMYFVGINSGISQREDGSAFTDVRTATFMGYSMIALNSGATLRDLEVAKNTGDFSKLPYGGYLANISPSDFERNHLPALPDTISGQEFLEKYKTIIDPISFIDRDKNYLLKNVTRHPVYENFRVKLYAQILRNYTTEFQNYSNRLQLMGELMYQSHQSYSDCGLGHEKTDLIVQMVKEKGDKKGIHGARVTGDGNGGTVCVLCSGLSGPESVQELFREYAKVNTEAEFYA, from the coding sequence ATGAGTAAAATTGCAGGTATACTTAAAGATTTTTATGCCAGCCATCAGCAGAAAGTGTTTCAGGCTACTGCACCGGGTAGGCTGGATATTATGGGGGGTATTTCAAATTACTCCGGTTCTCTTTTGATACAAAAACCCTTGCTGGAAGAAACTTCGGCGTATGTATCTTTTCGTGAAGATTCTGAAATCAATATCAAAACGATCATACAGGGAGAGATACGCTCATTTTCTGCACATTATGAGGATATCGTAGGTGAGTTTAAAGTACCTAATTACGACTATGCCCGGGATCAAATCCTAAAAAAAGAAGGGGGTGAATGGGCCATATATATCGTAGGCTGTATTCTTATTCTGAATGAGATGCGCCATCTCAAGCCGGAAGGAATTGATATTTTAATAACAACAGATGTTCCCATTCGCAAAGGACTTGGATCATCAGCTTCTCTGGAAGTAGCTGTTTTGAAAGCGATTGTCAGTTGCCTGAACCTTACAATGAGTGAGTATGAAATACCTATTATCGCACAAAAGGCTGAGAATTTGGTAGCAGGCGTGGCGTGTGGGTTAATGGATCAGTTGGCGGCTTACAGCAGTAAAAAAAACAAACTAATCCCTATCATTTGTCAACCGCATGAGGTTTTTCATCCCATTGATATCCCTGACCAGATGTACTTTGTGGGCATCAACAGTGGAATAAGCCAAAGAGAGGATGGATCGGCGTTTACTGATGTGAGAACAGCCACATTTATGGGGTATAGCATGATAGCGCTCAATAGTGGAGCTACTCTGAGAGACCTGGAGGTAGCTAAAAATACCGGAGATTTTAGCAAGCTTCCCTATGGTGGGTACCTGGCTAACATTTCTCCTTCTGATTTTGAAAGAAACCATCTTCCTGCTCTGCCCGATACCATCAGTGGTCAGGAGTTTTTAGAAAAATATAAAACCATCATAGACCCGATTTCTTTCATTGATAGAGATAAAAATTATTTATTGAAAAATGTAACCCGGCATCCCGTTTACGAAAACTTCAGAGTGAAATTGTATGCACAGATTTTGAGAAATTATACTACTGAGTTTCAAAATTATTCCAACCGCCTCCAACTGATGGGAGAATTGATGTATCAGTCGCACCAAAGTTATTCTGATTGTGGGCTAGGGCATGAAAAAACGGATCTCATTGTTCAGATGGTGAAAGAAAAAGGGGATAAAAAAGGCATACATGGCGCCAGAGTTACCGGAGATGGTAATGGTGGTACCGTATGCGTTTTATGCAGTGGATTATCTGGTCCTGAGTCTGTCCAGGAGTTGTTCAGAGAATATGCTAAAGTGAATACTGAAGCTGAGTTTTATGCATAA
- a CDS encoding HAD family hydrolase: protein MALQNIENIIFDLGGVIIDIDPQRAFKALAALYQGKQSSEQLLSENVQLFLDYEKGFISDTEFREGIRKLTDNPSIKDEEIDAAWNSMLLHIPVERLQTLEKLKSQYKIFVLSNTNAIHVSAFNKIIEQNSGKADINHFFDKVYYSHELKLRKPEPEIYQHVIDDHNLNVGSTLFVDDRLENIEAAAAVGLQTFHVQLDQGIVDFFAVQ from the coding sequence ATGGCTTTACAAAATATTGAAAACATCATTTTTGATCTGGGTGGTGTCATCATTGACATTGACCCTCAGCGTGCATTTAAAGCATTAGCTGCTCTTTACCAAGGCAAACAGAGTAGTGAACAATTGTTGAGTGAAAATGTGCAGCTTTTTCTGGATTATGAAAAAGGGTTTATTAGTGATACGGAATTTCGCGAAGGCATTCGTAAACTAACTGATAATCCTTCCATCAAAGATGAAGAAATTGATGCAGCATGGAATTCCATGTTACTTCATATTCCTGTTGAGCGTTTGCAAACGCTGGAAAAACTAAAATCTCAATATAAGATTTTTGTGTTGAGCAATACCAATGCAATTCATGTTTCTGCATTTAACAAGATCATTGAGCAAAATAGCGGTAAAGCGGATATCAATCATTTTTTTGATAAGGTGTATTATTCTCATGAACTAAAACTAAGAAAACCCGAACCTGAAATTTACCAGCATGTCATTGATGACCATAATTTGAACGTAGGATCTACACTTTTTGTGGATGACAGACTGGAGAATATAGAAGCTGCGGCTGCTGTTGGTTTACAAACTTTTCATGTTCAGTTAGATCAAGGAATTGTTGATTTTTTTGCAGTCCAATGA
- a CDS encoding FIG domain-containing protein, protein MHHDKVIAVLIKVGNAVCDHVYQSLQTQHIEKLSEIVEDVAEDTIYVIDREVEKVITPILEKSAPELGGIVLIAEGMGDKTCKQVWPSYLQEEKAAVRIIMDPIDGTRGIMYNKRSAFFLAGAAPNQGNEMYLQDIEVSVMTELPTSKAYLSDILFAIKGKGAFGLQRNLLNQKVSKLHFQPSSATTIIGGFAQISRFFPPGRAILAKIEEELIDSLAEVQEGKALVFEDQYISSGGQLYEILMGHDRFIADLRPALYQQLNQSGTVTGLTCHPYDVCTTLVGDEAGIIITDIKGAILNVPLNLTHSVGWIAYANKNIQQQVEPVLQRILRKINWIP, encoded by the coding sequence ATGCATCATGACAAAGTAATCGCAGTGTTGATAAAAGTGGGGAATGCTGTTTGCGATCATGTGTATCAATCTTTACAAACCCAGCACATAGAAAAACTAAGCGAAATTGTAGAAGATGTTGCTGAGGATACTATTTATGTCATAGACCGTGAGGTAGAGAAAGTTATTACCCCCATTCTTGAAAAATCAGCTCCTGAATTAGGGGGAATCGTTTTGATTGCTGAAGGTATGGGAGATAAGACATGCAAACAAGTGTGGCCCTCATACCTGCAAGAAGAAAAGGCTGCTGTACGTATCATCATGGACCCTATAGATGGCACCAGAGGGATTATGTACAATAAAAGATCTGCTTTTTTTCTGGCCGGTGCTGCGCCAAATCAAGGTAATGAAATGTATTTACAGGATATTGAGGTGTCGGTAATGACCGAACTCCCTACCTCTAAAGCTTACCTCAGTGATATATTGTTTGCGATTAAAGGAAAAGGAGCTTTTGGTCTGCAAAGAAACCTGCTCAATCAAAAGGTCAGTAAATTACATTTTCAACCTTCATCAGCTACAACAATCATAGGCGGATTTGCCCAGATATCCAGGTTTTTTCCACCTGGCAGAGCTATTCTGGCAAAGATTGAAGAAGAACTTATTGATAGCCTTGCAGAAGTTCAGGAAGGAAAAGCATTGGTTTTTGAAGATCAATATATTTCCAGCGGAGGACAGCTTTATGAGATACTTATGGGCCATGACCGCTTTATTGCCGACTTACGTCCTGCGCTATATCAACAATTAAATCAATCTGGAACAGTGACTGGACTGACCTGTCATCCTTATGATGTTTGCACTACCCTAGTTGGCGATGAAGCTGGCATCATTATTACTGACATAAAAGGAGCTATCCTTAATGTGCCTTTGAATCTGACCCATTCCGTAGGCTGGATAGCTTATGCCAACAAAAACATTCAGCAACAGGTAGAACCTGTATTACAACGTATTTTAAGAAAAATTAACTGGATTCCTTAG
- a CDS encoding site-2 protease family protein, translated as MNPRTKRISIQIGLFVITVITTTLAGVEWQFGRFLFYDENPLTWEYFLKGFAFSVPFLGVLTVHEFGHYFTAKKHKVDATLPYYIPMWLGFLFAPSIGTFGAVIRIKDFVNSRKKYFDIGISGPLAGFVVALGVLFYGFTHLPPPEYIYEIHPEYQEYGLDYADHVYQDEPGSFKLGTTLLFEFFKTYVADPERVPNDHEMIHYPWLFAGFLSLFFTALNLIPIGQLDGGHVLYGLIGSRLHQKVSAILFIIYIFYAGLGTVNPYEPTDDLMFGIPLYLGFLYIVFSRLTPSAQTNFLIALAVFSAQFLLASYNPLLRGYQGWLLFGLLIGRFLGIYHPPVHINHPLSTGRKILGWLALLIFILCFSPEPFIIDY; from the coding sequence ATGAATCCCAGAACCAAAAGAATAAGCATACAGATTGGACTCTTTGTAATCACGGTAATTACCACCACCTTGGCAGGAGTGGAGTGGCAGTTTGGCCGTTTTCTGTTCTATGATGAAAACCCATTGACCTGGGAGTATTTTCTCAAAGGATTTGCTTTTTCAGTACCATTTTTAGGTGTACTGACTGTACACGAATTTGGCCATTACTTTACCGCCAAAAAGCATAAGGTTGATGCTACCTTGCCCTATTATATTCCTATGTGGTTAGGATTTTTGTTTGCCCCATCCATTGGTACTTTCGGTGCAGTCATCAGGATCAAGGATTTTGTCAATAGCCGGAAAAAGTATTTTGACATTGGCATTTCAGGCCCTCTTGCAGGATTTGTGGTAGCTTTAGGTGTTTTATTTTATGGCTTTACCCACCTGCCTCCACCGGAGTATATTTATGAGATTCATCCTGAATACCAGGAATATGGATTAGACTATGCTGATCATGTGTATCAGGACGAGCCTGGTTCGTTCAAGTTGGGTACGACTTTGCTTTTTGAATTTTTTAAAACCTATGTTGCTGATCCGGAAAGGGTACCGAATGACCATGAAATGATTCATTATCCCTGGTTATTTGCAGGTTTTCTATCCTTATTCTTTACCGCCCTTAACCTCATACCTATCGGACAACTGGATGGAGGACATGTATTGTATGGATTGATTGGAAGTCGCCTGCATCAGAAAGTCTCTGCTATACTGTTTATTATTTATATTTTTTATGCAGGTTTAGGTACGGTAAATCCATATGAACCTACGGATGATCTGATGTTTGGTATTCCTCTTTATTTAGGTTTTTTATATATTGTCTTTTCACGTTTGACACCTTCGGCTCAAACCAACTTTTTAATAGCACTGGCTGTTTTTAGTGCACAATTCCTGCTTGCCAGCTATAATCCTTTGCTCAGAGGATATCAGGGTTGGCTCTTATTTGGTTTATTGATCGGTAGATTTTTGGGTATTTATCATCCTCCGGTCCATATTAACCATCCGTTAAGTACCGGTAGAAAAATATTGGGATGGCTGGCATTGTTGATTTTTATCTTGTGTTTTAGCCCTGAACCATTTATAATAGATTATTGA
- a CDS encoding YeaH/YhbH family protein has product MSNIIDRRKNIKGKSTNNRQKFLKRVEDQIKEAIPDIISQESIKDSNGGGKVKVPIKGLKEPNFRHDPRSGKKQYIRPGNDKFSEGDKVPKPEEGGKGAGSGKGSNSPEISQDDFVVILSRDEFLKYFFEDLELPNMVKKYMESTTTFRYQRAGYTKDSIPSRLNIKTSFQHSLARQISLKGVYAQKIKKLEEELINEKDENKRLVLEQELEKLNRLKNTIPFFEDVDLRYNNFETVPKPATSAVMFCIMDVSASMGYHEKDIAKRFFTLLYIFLTKQYHNVDIVYIRHHTESKEVEEEEFFNSRESGGTVVAPSLRLMHKIMKERYDPQMWNVYCCQASDGDVWSNGDAVECSQFLKNEVLNEVQYMAYIEIKNRGLEGYLWHAYKKLRKQENFSMRNINDISQIWPVFKALFKKKSLVDNED; this is encoded by the coding sequence ATGAGTAACATTATAGACAGAAGGAAAAATATTAAAGGAAAATCTACCAATAACCGTCAGAAGTTTCTCAAACGGGTGGAAGATCAGATCAAAGAGGCTATTCCTGATATTATCAGCCAGGAAAGCATCAAAGACAGTAATGGTGGAGGTAAAGTAAAAGTGCCTATCAAAGGGTTAAAAGAACCCAATTTTAGACATGATCCCCGTTCAGGTAAGAAACAGTACATACGCCCTGGTAACGATAAGTTTTCGGAAGGTGATAAAGTGCCCAAACCCGAAGAGGGAGGTAAGGGTGCCGGTAGCGGAAAGGGTTCTAACAGTCCGGAGATTTCTCAGGATGACTTTGTGGTTATTCTAAGCCGGGATGAGTTCCTTAAATACTTTTTTGAGGATCTGGAACTGCCCAATATGGTAAAGAAGTACATGGAAAGTACAACTACTTTTCGCTATCAAAGAGCAGGATATACTAAAGATAGCATTCCTTCTCGTCTTAATATCAAAACAAGCTTTCAACATTCATTGGCCCGTCAGATTTCACTAAAAGGAGTCTATGCGCAGAAAATCAAAAAGCTTGAAGAAGAGCTGATTAATGAAAAAGATGAAAATAAACGGCTTGTTTTAGAACAAGAACTTGAAAAACTCAACCGGCTGAAAAATACGATTCCTTTCTTTGAGGATGTGGATTTACGGTATAATAATTTTGAAACTGTACCTAAACCGGCTACCTCAGCCGTGATGTTTTGTATTATGGACGTTTCTGCTTCTATGGGTTATCATGAGAAGGACATTGCCAAAAGATTTTTTACACTATTATACATTTTCTTAACCAAACAGTACCACAATGTAGATATTGTTTACATACGCCATCATACCGAATCCAAGGAAGTAGAGGAAGAAGAGTTTTTCAACTCACGGGAAAGTGGAGGAACTGTAGTCGCTCCTTCATTAAGGCTCATGCATAAGATAATGAAAGAACGTTATGATCCTCAAATGTGGAATGTATATTGTTGTCAGGCCTCGGATGGTGATGTTTGGTCTAATGGTGATGCCGTAGAGTGTAGCCAGTTTCTGAAGAATGAGGTACTGAATGAAGTGCAGTATATGGCATATATAGAAATTAAAAACCGGGGACTGGAAGGTTACCTCTGGCATGCCTACAAAAAGCTGAGAAAGCAAGAAAATTTTTCTATGCGTAACATCAATGATATCAGCCAGATCTGGCCGGTATTTAAGGCATTATTTAAAAAGAAGAGTTTGGTTGATAATGAAGATTAA